AGGAGCCGATGGATATCCTGCGAGATATGCAGGCAGGAATTGGTCCAACCGAAATGAGAAAGACCCTTACTATCGAAGACCGTCGCGAGGCGATCAAGACCGCCGTGATGATGTCAAAAAAGGGGGATATCATTCTCATCGCAGGAAAAGGACACGAAGATTACCAAGAAATAAAAGGAGTAAAGCATCATTTCGACGATGCCGAAGTGGTTACCGAATTCTTAACTCAATTGACAGGACAATAAGCTATGCTATATCCCATTTTTGACTACCTAGATCGCGTAATGGATATCCCTGGAACTGGGGTGTTCCGTTACATCTCGTTCCGAGCTGGGATGGCGGCCGTCCTTTCGCTCATCATTACGATCACCTTTGGACACCGAATCATTAACTGGATTCGCAATCGTCAAATCGGTGAGACAGTCCGTGATTTAGGTCTGGAAGGTCAAGCACAGAAAAAGGGCACTCCTACTATGGGGGGACTCATGATGATCGCTGCGATTTTGGTTCCGACCCTTCTTTTCGCCAATCTGAATAACATCTACATCATTCTCCTTTTGGTCTCTACCATATGGCTTGGCCTGATTGGGTTCTTGGATGATTACATCAAGGTATTCCGAAAAAATAAAGAAGGACTCAAAGGTAGATTCAAGATTGTTGGACAAATCGGAATCGGGGTTATTGTTGGAACCACGCTCTATTTCCATGATGATGTTGTTGTTCGCGAATTTTCCACGCCAGTTTCGGTGGAAAGTGGTGTTGTGGAAACCCCTGCTTTCCAAGATGTGAAGGCATTGAAGACGACGATTCCTTTCCTGAAAAACAATGAGCTCAATTATGAAAATCTCCTAGGCTTTTTGGGAGACTCTATGACACCTGTGCTCTACATCTTGGTGGTGATTTTCATCATAACTGCCGTGTCAAATGGCGCAAATATCACCGATGGAATTGATGGACTTGCTGCTGGTACGTCAGCCATTATTGGACTAACGATTGCGATTTTTGCTTACCTCAGTGGCAATGCCATTTTCTCACAATACCTAAACATAATGTATATCCCAAATTCTGGGGAGCTGGTAATTTTTGCCTCTGCATTTATCGGAGCATGTATTGGATTCCTCTGGTACAATGCTTACCCGGCCCAGGTGTTTATGGGAGATACCGGGTCATTGATGCTGGGAGGAGTGATCGCCGTATTGGCACTTACACTTCGCAAGGAACTACTCATTCCAGTCATGTGTGGGATTTTCTTGATCGAAAATCTCAGCGTCATGATTCAAGTCAGCTATTTCAAATACACCAAACGGAAATATGGAGAAGGACGAAGAGTATTTCTCATGTCTCCACTTCATCACCATTACCAGAAAAAAGGAATTCATGAGGCCAAGATCGTAACCCGATTTTGGATTGTAGGAATCCTATTGGCGGTAATCACTTTAGCCACCTTAAAACTGAGATAAACCAAAAATGAAACAGATTGCCATCCTTGGAGCCGGAGAAAGTGGATTGGGAGCAGCATTGCTTGCCAAGCGGGAAGGCTATGGGGTTTGGGTTTCTGATTCTGGGCAAATCTCAGCTTTGAGAAAAGAAGCCTTGAATAATGCCGGAATTGGTTTTGAGGAAGGTAAACATGATGAAGAAAGAATCCTTGCTTGTGATTTAATCATCAAAAGCCCAGGTATTCCGGACAAAGCCCCTTTGATCAAAAAGGCGCATGAAGAAGGAATTCCGGTTATTGATGAATTGGAGTTTGCTTCACGGTATAGTGCGGGTAAAGTCATCGCCATCACTGGCACCAATGGTAAAACTACCACCACGTTGCTCACCTACCATTTGCTCAAAGAGGCTGGAATGGATGTTGGACTTGCTGGGAATGTGGGTAAAAGCTGGGCAAGTCAATTGATCGAAAAAGATCATGATTGGTGGGTTATCGAGGTATCTAGCTTTCAGATCGATGGATTTGAATGCTTCCATCCTTACATCGGGATGTTGACCAATATCACTCCAGACCACTTGGATAGATATGAATACAAAATGGATAACTATATCCGATCCAAAATGAGTCTCTTCAAAATGATGAATCCTCGCGGAAAAGCAATTTTCTACAAGGAGGACCCGATGACTCAACGTGGATTAACTCTCAAAAAGCACCGAGCAGAATCCTATTGGATTTCTTTAGAAAGTGCTCAAATCAAAGGAGGCTACTCGGATTTAACCAATCTCGATTTTTCTGTTGGAGATATCCAAGCCAAAATTCCGGTCAGTGAACTGTCCATTCAAGGGAAACACAATGTGCTAAACGCCCTTTTTGCAGGTACAGCCGCATTGATGGCAGGCGTCAATGAATCTCAACTTTTGTCAGGATTCAAATCCTTCAAAAATGCCCCACATCGCATGGAGCTAATTCGAGAAGTTGATGGGGTGGATTTTGTCAATGATTCCAAAGGAACCAACGTCGAGTCTACTTTCTACGCTTTGGGCAGCTATTCTCGACCAATGGTGTGGATTGCAGGCGGTGTAGATAAAGGAAATGACTATTCAGTTCTCATCCCTTTAGTCAATCAAGGAAAAGTAAAGGCCTTGATTTGTCTGGGAAAAGACAACGAAAAGTTGAAAAAGGCTTTCGCGGGAGTAATTGCCGAAATCCGAGAAACAGAAGATATCCGTGAGGCAGTTCGCTGGGGGCAAGAGCTTGGTCAACCAGGAGAGGTAGTCTTGCTATCTCCAGCCTGTGCAAGTTTCGATTTATTCAAAAATTATGAAGACAGAGGCGAGCAGTTTCGCACTGCAGTCTTAGGATTAAACCAAAAGCAAGAAGCATGAATACGCTAAAGGCATGGATAGATGAGCATTTCAAAGGTGACCCGATCATTTGGGCCATCGTGATCTTGCTGTCTTTATTCAGCATCTTGGTGGTTTATTCTGCCACCGGAACTTTGGCTTATAAAACTGCCGGAGGAAATACGGAAGCGTATCTCTTCAGACATTCCTTCTTGGTGTTCCTGTCTCTTTTTGTGATGTGGCTGGCACATAAAATGCCTTACCGAAAATATGCCTTGTATGCCCGGTTGTTCATGTATTTGTCTATTCCGCTCTTGGCATTTACCTATTTCTTTGGATCCAACATCAATGAAGCCAACCGTTGGATTACCATCCCGGTAATCAATCAAGCTTTTCAACCTTCCGACTTGGCGAAGCTTTCCTTGATTGCAGCATTGGCGGCTATGCTCGCGAAGAGACAAAACAATATCAAGGACTTTTTGGGCACGTTTATGCCTATCATTTTATCCATCGGTGTGATTTGCGGATTGATTGCATTGGCCAATATGTCCACTGCGATCCTGCTTCTTTTGACTTGCTTGTTGATCATGTTTATCGGAAGAGTACCGATGAAGTATTTGATGCTTGTGGTGGTCGTTGGGATTTTGGGATTGACGATCGCAGGATTTACAGGTCAGCGAGGAAAAACCTTTATCACCCGAATCACTGCTTTCATGGAGTCCAAGGAGGATGACACGAAAATTCCTTTCCAAGCCGAGCAATCCTTTATCGCAATTGCCACAGGTGGTATCACCGGCAAGGGTCCTGGAAATAGTGAGCAACGAAATTCGCTGCCACACCCCTATTCTGATTTCATCTTTTCGATCATTATCGAAGAATATGGATTGGTTGGAGGAGCCAGTGTTCTCTTCCTCTACCTCGCCTTGCTTTACCGAGGGATGCGAATTGTCGCTAATTCCAATAAGGCATTTGGAGGCTTACTCAGCGCTGGGCTAAGCTTTGCCCTGGTGATCCAAGCTTTGGTCAACATGGCAGTGGCCGTAGGGCTAGGACCAATTACCGGTCTTCCGCTTCCGCTACTCAGTATGGGAGGGACATCCTTAGTCTTTACCGGAACAGCTTTGGGAATCATTCTTAGTGTAAGTCGCGGAGATCATCAAGATGAGGCTGCTGCGAGTCAAGTAGAAACTCAACGGGTAGGTAATCGACTTCGAACTGCATGAGTACTCAACCTACATATCGAATTCTCATCAGCGGAGGAGGAACTGGAGGACATATCTATCCAGCCATCGCCATCGCTAATGCCTGGAAGGAAAGACATCCGGGTAGTGAGATTTTATTTGTCGGTGCTCAAGGCAAAATGGAAATGCAAAAAGTGCCCGAAGCAGGCTATCCAATCAAAGGGCTTCCTGTAGCTGGACTCAAACGAAGCCTCTCCCTAGCGAACCTTAGCTTTCCGATCAAGTTGTTGAAAAGTTTGAAAATGGCTTCCCAAATCGTGAAGGATTTTCAACCTGATGCAGTGGTAGGTGTAGGTGGTTATGCCAGCGGTCCGGTATTGTTTGCTGCCCAGCGAAAGGGGATTCCAACCTTGGTGCAGGAGCAAAATTCCTATGCAGGATTAACCAATAAACTGTTAGCGAAAAGAGCCAACACCATTTGTGTGGCTTACCCTGAAATGGAGCAGTTTTTCCCATCAGAAAAAATTCACCTGACAGGAAACCCGGTAAGGAAGGATATTCTTGACCTCAAGGATAAGAAAGATAAGGCCCTTGAGCATTTCGGATTAAATACGGAGAAACCGGTTATCCTCATTTTGGGAGGTTCCTTAGGAGCTCGAACCTTGAATCAGGCAATGCTCCAAGATATGGCAATCCTTGAAAAGGACGGATATCAGGTTTTATGGCAAAGTGGAAAGTTTTATTTCAAGGAGATGTCAGAAAAGCTTGCTGAAAGTGGCTTGAAACACATTCACCTTCGGGAATTTATCCGGGAAATGGACTTAGCCTATGCTGCGGCGGATTTGATTGTATCTAGGGCTGGAGCGCTTTCAGTCTCAGAACTCAGTTTGGTGGGCAAGCCAGTCATTTTTATTCCTTCTCCTAATGTGGCAGAGGATCACCAAACCAAAAATGCGATGGCATTTGTGAATCGTCAAGCAGCTGTGTTGCTGAAAGATTCCGAAGCTGTTGGAAGGCTGAGAGAGATGGTCAATGACCTAATGAAAGATGAATCAAGATCCACCCAATTGGGACAAAATATGCGGGCTTTGGCAAAACCTGAAGCTACCGAGTCAATCATTAATGAATTAGAAAAGTTGGTCAGATGACATTTAAAGGGATACATAAGGTCTTTTTTCTCGGCATCGGCGGCATAGGCATGAGTGCCTTGGCTCGCTGGTTTTCTCATGCTGGGTTTGAAGTAGCCGGCTATGACAAGACCCCTTCACCTCTGACCGATGAACTGGAAAAAGAGGGAATGGAGATCACCTTTGAGGATAAGGTGGACAGTATACCGGCAAGTTTTACTCCTGATCCTCAGGAAGTGCTTGTGGTATGGACTCCTGCCATTCCAAAAGACAGTGTTTTACTCAATTTCTTCCAGTCACACTACACGCTTAAAAAGCGGTCTGAGGTACTTGGGATGATCACCAAAGACCTCTATACGATTGCTGTTGCTGGTACACATGGAAAAACGAGCACCTCTTCCCTAGTTGCGCACTTATTGAAATCAGCGGGCAAACCGGTCGTTGCGTTTTTGGGCGGTATTACTCAAAACTACCAAAGCAATTTGCTTCTTCCTGGTAAGACGAAAGAGGAGCCGATTTTGGTGGTGGAAGCAGATGAATTTGATCGGTCGTTTTTGAGACTTCATCCTAATGAAGCCGTCTTAACCAGTGCAGATCCAGACCACCTGGATATCTATGGGGATGAATCCACCATTTTGGAAGGATTCCGAGAATTTATCCGGTTGGTAGATAAAAAAGGGAAGCTTTACCTCCAGACCCATGCCTGGTACCGTTTGGGCGAGCAGCTTGGAACTCAAGCTGGCATTCGAGAATACGGTCTTCGTTCGAATGGAATCCATGCTGAAAATATCATTGCCCGACCGGGTTCATTTCAATTTGATTATGTAGGTATCAAGGCCCAGATCAAAGGTCTTGAGCTTCAAATCCCTGGATTCCATAATGTGGAAAATGCCTTAGCAGCGATTGCGATTGCTGTGGACCACGGATTGTCAGAAGCACAGATTCGAGAAGGGATTCGATCCTTTAGAGGGGTGAAGCGAAGATTTGAAATCCATTCATCTGAGCCTGGACATGTCTATATAGACGACTATGCCCATCATCCGGAAGAGATTAAAGCTTGCTTGAGTTCTGTGCGAGCGATGTATCCTACCCAAAGGATGACGGTGATTTTCCAGCCTCACCTATTTACGCGTACCCGGGATTTTGCGGAAGGATTTTCAGAAAGCCTCTCACTCGCAGACGAAGTTGCTCTGCTTGATATTTATCCAGCGCGAGAGCTTCCAATCCTAGGGGTAAGTTCAGAAATGTTATTGGAAGGCATTCAGGCCTCCAAAAAGATATTGATTACAAAAGGGCAGGTAATGGACTACCTGAAGGACTCCAAACCAGAAGTCTTAGTGACCATGGGAGCAGGGGATATTGACCGGCTAGTACCGGGTATTGCAGCATGGACTAAAGCTCAAATCAATCAGGCATGGATCGAAGAAGACTAAAAAGGATACTCGGATTTATGACCCTTTGCTTGGTCTTGTTGGGTTTTATCGGCTTTGTCGAAAAAAAGACCCAAGAAAAGACATTTCAGCAGTTGGAGATTGATTTGGAGGCGGTGAGTGGTTTGTATTTCGTAGAGGAAAAGGAAATTCTTAAAGTCATTCATACAGATTTTCCAGACCTCAATCCCGGATTGGCAATTGCTGATGTGCCTTTGGCAGCGTTGGAGAAGCGACTTCTAGGCCATCCTTTTATCAAGGAAGCTCAGGCCACTTTGGAACAAAAAGGGATAGTCAAAATCTCGGTGAAGCAACATGAGCCCATTGCTAGAATTGCAAGACCCACCAAGGCAGATGGTTACATCACCACGGAAGGATTGATTATTCCAACTTCTCCAACCTATACCAGTCGGGTATTGATCCTGCAAGGAGACTACATGGATCGAATGTTGGATGAGGGAGATCTCAGTCAAATGCCTGACTTATTCCCTTTGGTGCAGTACATCACGGGAGATGAGTTTTGGAACTCGCAGATTACTGCCTTGGAAATTTCAAGACCAGATGATATCCGACTTCATCAGCAAGTTGGAGGTCAGGTAATCGAGTTTGGAGATGCGCAAGATTTTGAAAGCAAGTTTAAACGAATCGAAATTTTGTATCGGGAGATTTTGCCCCGAAAAGGCTGGAATGCATACCAGCGAATCAGTGTAAAGTTTAAGAATCAAATTGTTTGTGAATAAAGCTTGGATATGGAAAATGACAAACTAATTGTAGGTCTGGACATCGGAACAACAAAGATCTGCGCCATCATTGGACGAAAGAATGAATTTGGAAAGCTTGAGGTCCTTGGAATGGGCAAGGCTGTTTCCGATGGGGTGGACCGTGGCATCGTGACCAATATTGAAAAAACAGTACACGCGATCGAGAAAGCCGTGGAAGACTGTGCAAACATGGCTGAGGTGGATATTGCCGAAGTTATTGTAGGGATAGCAGGTCAGCATATCCAAAGTAAAATCATGCATGGAAGTATCATGCGTCAGCCCACCGAAGATGAAATCACCATTGAGGATGTACAGCGACTGACAGCTGATATGCACAATATTGTAGTACCACCAGGCAACAGTATTATTCACGTCATGCCCCAGGATTATACGGTGGATTATGAAGGTGGAATCAAGGATCCAGTCGGAATGGCAGGAACCCGTCTAGAGGCTGATTTCCATATCATCACAGCTCAGACGACTGCTATCCAAAACATCAACAAATGTGTCAAGCGAGCCAATTTGACTTCCAAGCAATTGATTCTAGAGCCGCTTGCAAGTTCCCTTTCTGTGCTCAGCGATGAGGAAAAAGAGGCAGGGGTTTGTCTGGTAGACATCGGAGGAGGTACTACGGATATTGCCATTTTTTACGAAAATATCATCCGTCATACCGCGGTTATTCCATTGGGCGGCAACATCATCACCTCAGATATCAAGGAGGGATGCATGCTGATGCAAAACCAAGCTGAATTACTTAAAACTCGATTTGGCAAAGCCATTGCAGAAGAAGCTAATCCGAACGAGATCGTATCAATACCAGGATTGAAAGGTCGTCCACCAAAAGAAATTTCCCTTCGCAACTTGGCTAATATCATTCAGGCTCGAATGGAGGAAATCATCGAAATCGTCCAAAATGAGATCATGCAAAGTGGCTATTATAAAAAGCTAGCCGGCGGGATCGTACTGACCGGAGGAGGTTCACAGTTGCAGTTTGTTTCTCAGCTTTTTGAGTACATGACCGGGCTTGATACCCGCATTGGATTCCCAAATGAGCATTTGGGTAAATCTGTAGTGGAGGAGGTCAAAAGCCCTATGTATGCCACTACCGTTGGGCTTGTGTTGGCAGGTTTTAAATCCCTAGATAATCGCGAAGATGCTTATCTCAAGCGCAAAGCGAATACGGGTCACAAACCGAAAAACATGCAAAATCGGGACATCATCGCCAATAATTTCTTTAAGGCGATTACAGATCGAATGAAAACATTCATCAATGCCGACATCGGAGAAGATGATAATTACAAATAAAACTAGGGCTTATGATTGAGGGAGATAATCGGCCTTGCGGATTATTTCCCTACCCATTTCCCACTTAAACAACCAAGAAAAATTTCACCAAACCATAAAATATGTCAGATAACATGAAAGATTACAGATTTGATCTCCCAAAAAACCAAAAGTCGATTATCAAGGTGATTGGCGTGGGCGGAGGTGGCAGCAATGCCGTAAACCACATGTACAATCAAGGCATCAAAGATGTCGAGTTTGTGGTGGTCAACACAGATGCACAGGCTTTGAAGTCTTCTCCTGTGCCTTTGCGTTTGCAATTAGGAGCTAACCTTACCGAAGGTCTTGGCGCAGGAGCAAATCCTGAACAAGGTAGAAATGCAGCCTTGGAGTCTCATGAAGAAATCAGAGAGCTTCTTGCTGATAATACCAAAATGGTATTTATCACCGCTGGAATGGGTGGTGGTACCGGTACTGGTGCTGCGCCTATCGTAGCAAAAATTGCCAAAGAACTCAACATCCTAACGGTAGGCATCGTGACCGCTCCATTTATGTTTGAAGGCAAGAAAAAAATGGCAGTTGCTCAGGCAGGGATTGAATCCTTGAGAGAAAACTGCGACACCGTTTTGGTGATTCTTAACGACAAATTGAGAGAGATCTATGGCAACTTGGCCATCCGAACGGCATTTAGCAAGGCTGATGATATTTTGACTACTGCGGCTAAGTCGATTGCTGAGATCATTACCATTCATCAAGATGTAAACGTTGACTTTGAAGACGTTAAGACCGTGATGAAAGATGCAGGTGCTGCTGTGATGGGTTCTGCAACTGAGGAGGGAGAAGGTCGAGCAATCCGTGCTGCTGGTGCGGCAATTTCATCTCCATTGCTTAACAATGTGGATATCAAAGGCGCTCAGAAAATTCTCCTTTCGATCATGTCTGGTGAGGAAGAAGAGCTTTCTATGGACGAATTGAGTGAAATCACTGAGTACATCCAAGAAAAAGCGGGTGACAACGCAGAGGTAATCTTCGGTCAGGGCATTGATCCAGAATTAGGCAAGGCTATCCGCGTAACGGTAATCGCAACCGGCTTTGAAATGGATAAGCTTTCTGATAAAGCAGTAAAAAGAACAGAGGCTTCCACTCCCGTGAGTGCATTTGCACCTGTTGCAAATACACCAGTATCTAATCCTGAAGTAGTTAAAACCGTGATCAATCTTGACTCTGGGAAATCTCAGCAAGTGAAAGAAGAGCCGATCTCTGGCGGATCAACCTTTACCTTTTCTATCCCAAAATCTCCACTAGCAGCTCCTCAGCCACCAGTGGTCAATGAAGAAGAAAAAGAAGAGGCGACCTTTTTTGTAAAGCCGATTTTCGACGAAGCTCCTGAAGTAAAACCAGCTTCTGAGCCAGAAAAGATTGTTCATAATCTTTTCGAAGAAACAGAAAAGCCTGCTGAAAAGGTACCTGCTGAATCTCAACCAGCACCTCCATTGTTTGCCAATGATTATTATGAGCAAATGAAGCAGAAGGCTATTCAACGCGCCCATGAGCGATTTGAAAAGCTAAAGACAAGCAGAGCATTCAATACTACTCCAGAAGAAATGAAGGAGAAAATGGCTGTCCCTGCTTATCAGCGAAAGAATGTAATTCTGAATGAGCCTGAGCATAGCTCTGAGTCTCCAATCAGTAAATTCAATTTGAATGAAGAAAACGAGATTTTAGGCAATAACAGATTCCTGCACGATAACGTGGACTGAGGCTTAAAACTCTAGCAGCATGTCTGCTTGGGTATGCAGCAGTTCGATATACAGCCTGTTGGTGAGCAGGTTATCTGACATATTTTGCTCGATTTTAGCAAGCTTAGGCTTGAGAGCTAGAACGTGCATTCCCAAATAATGGAAGATGTCGGTGAGGTGGCTCAAAGCGATGCCACCCCCGCCTATTCCAGATGAAATTCCTACTAACGCACATTTTTTATTCCTGAAAGTATTGGGATAGGTCATCCCATCGATAAAGGTTTTTAAAATTCCAGGAAATGATCCATTGTATTCAGGAACAATAAAGACATACTTCTGACCGGATTTGACCCGTTCATGAAAGGCATTATACCCTTCATTTTTTCCGTTATTCTCATAAAGTGCCGAAAAGCTGAAATCTGCAGGCAAATGTTCTAACTCCAGAATTTCAGATGCGGCACCTTTTTCCAGAAGGATAGATTGATAAAGTTCTGCGATGACTTTCGATACAGAGTTTTTTCGGTTGGTTCCGACAATTAGCTTAATCATAGGGAGAATTTTCTGGCTACTATACAAGCAAACCGGGGTAAAAGTTCTCAGCCTAAGCCAAAATTCTATCTTTGTCTACTCAAAGATGACCCTATGGACTACCTCAATCAAATTCAAGAAGCTGTTTCATTTATTCAATCTCGTTTTTCCAAGTCTGTAGATTTGGGAGTCATTCTGGGAACTGGACTCGGAAGCCTCGGAAATCAAATCGATGTGGAATGTGAAATTAACTATGAGGATATTCCTCATTTTCCGATTTCTACTGTAGAAAGTCATTCTGGAAAATTGCTCTTCGGGACTATTTCTGGTAAACCTGTTGTAGCAATGAAAGGTAGATTTCACTACTATGAGGGGTATGCCATGAAGGAAGTAACCTTCCCCGTTCGGGTGATGAAATACCTCGGTGTAAAAACGCTGTTGGTTTCGAATGCTTCAGGAGGTTTGAATCCGAATCAGGAAGTGGGCGATGTGATGATCATCAGTGATCACATTAACCTATTCTCTGAAAACCCCCTTCGTGGGAAAAATTATGAGGAGCTCGGACCTAGATTTCCCGATATGAGTCAAGCCTATTCCAAACGACTAATTGAACTGGCACTTCAAATCGGGAAAGAGAATGGTGTCAAGTTACATACAGGCGTGTATTGTGGTGTGGAAGGCCCAAATCTCGAAACACCTGCTGAATACAAATACTTACGAATCATTGGTGGAGATGCCGTAGGGATGAGCACAGTACCGGAAGTCCTAGTGGCAAGACATATGGGGATGGAAGTATTTGGAATTTCCGCGATTACTGATTTGGGTGTGGAGGGAAAAATTCATGAAGTTTCACTCGCTGATGTAATTGCCGCCGCCGGAAAGGCCGAACCCGTCATGAGTCTAGTCATGAGGGAGTTGGTAACAAATATGTAAAAACAGAGAGGCCGGAATTTCAGGATTCCGGCCTCTCTGTTTTATTCTTGAGGAAGTTCGTCGATGGTTTGGACGAGTAAGTTCATAAAAGGCTTGATCTCTTCTGGCCAAGTTTCTGGCACTTTTCCGATTTGCCACCAAGCGATTCCGTCCTTATTTTCCAAGGCGACATAATAGCCCCCTTCCTCTTCGCATCCTGCACAAGCTATAAATTGAAGCGCGCGAGGGAAAAGGTAAGCCTCTGGAAGAGCTGTTCTCAAGTTTGCGGCTTTTGTAGCACTGCTATTATCGAGAGGAGTAGTTTTGTAGGTAATCACTGGAGCCTCCCGAAACGACCGCATATTATCGATGTAGAGTTTACCTTGGTCGTATTTATAAATTTGAATACAATTACCTTCGCAAAGAAGATTCCATCTTCCAAAAATGAACGCATCTACCTGAGGTTGTTCTTCCTCTTTGCACCCGGCAAAGAAAAGAAATACAAGGGCCGATAGTAGGATTATTCTTGCCATGAGTTTTTCCAGTTTCTTCCGATTGAGATTAACGATGCTTTTCCTAAACCGTTTGGATAATTCAACCACAAAATTTCAATAAAATTGCCTTTTTTGCTCCTATGATTTCGAAAGTTTTTAGACTTCTATTTCTCTTTTCCCTTTTGTTTGGACAGAGAGTCTATGCACAAACGGATTCCCTGACCTACATCTTTGGAAAAGAAGCCAATATCCCAAAATCTGGCACTTTTATTCTGACTGGAAAGATTCAAGTGGAGGGGGCTAAAGAAGGACTTCAAGGTGTGGGTGTGCATGTAGATGGACTGTATTCTGGCATTACTACGGACAAATTCGGCACCTACTTCATATCAATCACGCCAGGCTACCATCGCGTTACCTTTAGACATATTTCTTATATCCCCATTTTCACACAGGTCTATCTCTACGAAAACGGGGTGATCAACTTGGAAATGAAGGAGAAGAATTTTGAGTTGGAAGGAGT
Above is a window of Algoriphagus sanaruensis DNA encoding:
- the mraY gene encoding phospho-N-acetylmuramoyl-pentapeptide-transferase, with product MLYPIFDYLDRVMDIPGTGVFRYISFRAGMAAVLSLIITITFGHRIINWIRNRQIGETVRDLGLEGQAQKKGTPTMGGLMMIAAILVPTLLFANLNNIYIILLLVSTIWLGLIGFLDDYIKVFRKNKEGLKGRFKIVGQIGIGVIVGTTLYFHDDVVVREFSTPVSVESGVVETPAFQDVKALKTTIPFLKNNELNYENLLGFLGDSMTPVLYILVVIFIITAVSNGANITDGIDGLAAGTSAIIGLTIAIFAYLSGNAIFSQYLNIMYIPNSGELVIFASAFIGACIGFLWYNAYPAQVFMGDTGSLMLGGVIAVLALTLRKELLIPVMCGIFLIENLSVMIQVSYFKYTKRKYGEGRRVFLMSPLHHHYQKKGIHEAKIVTRFWIVGILLAVITLATLKLR
- the murD gene encoding UDP-N-acetylmuramoyl-L-alanine--D-glutamate ligase produces the protein MKQIAILGAGESGLGAALLAKREGYGVWVSDSGQISALRKEALNNAGIGFEEGKHDEERILACDLIIKSPGIPDKAPLIKKAHEEGIPVIDELEFASRYSAGKVIAITGTNGKTTTTLLTYHLLKEAGMDVGLAGNVGKSWASQLIEKDHDWWVIEVSSFQIDGFECFHPYIGMLTNITPDHLDRYEYKMDNYIRSKMSLFKMMNPRGKAIFYKEDPMTQRGLTLKKHRAESYWISLESAQIKGGYSDLTNLDFSVGDIQAKIPVSELSIQGKHNVLNALFAGTAALMAGVNESQLLSGFKSFKNAPHRMELIREVDGVDFVNDSKGTNVESTFYALGSYSRPMVWIAGGVDKGNDYSVLIPLVNQGKVKALICLGKDNEKLKKAFAGVIAEIRETEDIREAVRWGQELGQPGEVVLLSPACASFDLFKNYEDRGEQFRTAVLGLNQKQEA
- a CDS encoding FtsW/RodA/SpoVE family cell cycle protein, giving the protein MNTLKAWIDEHFKGDPIIWAIVILLSLFSILVVYSATGTLAYKTAGGNTEAYLFRHSFLVFLSLFVMWLAHKMPYRKYALYARLFMYLSIPLLAFTYFFGSNINEANRWITIPVINQAFQPSDLAKLSLIAALAAMLAKRQNNIKDFLGTFMPIILSIGVICGLIALANMSTAILLLLTCLLIMFIGRVPMKYLMLVVVVGILGLTIAGFTGQRGKTFITRITAFMESKEDDTKIPFQAEQSFIAIATGGITGKGPGNSEQRNSLPHPYSDFIFSIIIEEYGLVGGASVLFLYLALLYRGMRIVANSNKAFGGLLSAGLSFALVIQALVNMAVAVGLGPITGLPLPLLSMGGTSLVFTGTALGIILSVSRGDHQDEAAASQVETQRVGNRLRTA
- the murG gene encoding undecaprenyldiphospho-muramoylpentapeptide beta-N-acetylglucosaminyltransferase; the encoded protein is MSTQPTYRILISGGGTGGHIYPAIAIANAWKERHPGSEILFVGAQGKMEMQKVPEAGYPIKGLPVAGLKRSLSLANLSFPIKLLKSLKMASQIVKDFQPDAVVGVGGYASGPVLFAAQRKGIPTLVQEQNSYAGLTNKLLAKRANTICVAYPEMEQFFPSEKIHLTGNPVRKDILDLKDKKDKALEHFGLNTEKPVILILGGSLGARTLNQAMLQDMAILEKDGYQVLWQSGKFYFKEMSEKLAESGLKHIHLREFIREMDLAYAAADLIVSRAGALSVSELSLVGKPVIFIPSPNVAEDHQTKNAMAFVNRQAAVLLKDSEAVGRLREMVNDLMKDESRSTQLGQNMRALAKPEATESIINELEKLVR
- the murC gene encoding UDP-N-acetylmuramate--L-alanine ligase, translating into MTFKGIHKVFFLGIGGIGMSALARWFSHAGFEVAGYDKTPSPLTDELEKEGMEITFEDKVDSIPASFTPDPQEVLVVWTPAIPKDSVLLNFFQSHYTLKKRSEVLGMITKDLYTIAVAGTHGKTSTSSLVAHLLKSAGKPVVAFLGGITQNYQSNLLLPGKTKEEPILVVEADEFDRSFLRLHPNEAVLTSADPDHLDIYGDESTILEGFREFIRLVDKKGKLYLQTHAWYRLGEQLGTQAGIREYGLRSNGIHAENIIARPGSFQFDYVGIKAQIKGLELQIPGFHNVENALAAIAIAVDHGLSEAQIREGIRSFRGVKRRFEIHSSEPGHVYIDDYAHHPEEIKACLSSVRAMYPTQRMTVIFQPHLFTRTRDFAEGFSESLSLADEVALLDIYPARELPILGVSSEMLLEGIQASKKILITKGQVMDYLKDSKPEVLVTMGAGDIDRLVPGIAAWTKAQINQAWIEED
- a CDS encoding cell division protein FtsQ/DivIB — protein: MDRRRLKRILGFMTLCLVLLGFIGFVEKKTQEKTFQQLEIDLEAVSGLYFVEEKEILKVIHTDFPDLNPGLAIADVPLAALEKRLLGHPFIKEAQATLEQKGIVKISVKQHEPIARIARPTKADGYITTEGLIIPTSPTYTSRVLILQGDYMDRMLDEGDLSQMPDLFPLVQYITGDEFWNSQITALEISRPDDIRLHQQVGGQVIEFGDAQDFESKFKRIEILYREILPRKGWNAYQRISVKFKNQIVCE
- the ftsA gene encoding cell division protein FtsA, encoding MENDKLIVGLDIGTTKICAIIGRKNEFGKLEVLGMGKAVSDGVDRGIVTNIEKTVHAIEKAVEDCANMAEVDIAEVIVGIAGQHIQSKIMHGSIMRQPTEDEITIEDVQRLTADMHNIVVPPGNSIIHVMPQDYTVDYEGGIKDPVGMAGTRLEADFHIITAQTTAIQNINKCVKRANLTSKQLILEPLASSLSVLSDEEKEAGVCLVDIGGGTTDIAIFYENIIRHTAVIPLGGNIITSDIKEGCMLMQNQAELLKTRFGKAIAEEANPNEIVSIPGLKGRPPKEISLRNLANIIQARMEEIIEIVQNEIMQSGYYKKLAGGIVLTGGGSQLQFVSQLFEYMTGLDTRIGFPNEHLGKSVVEEVKSPMYATTVGLVLAGFKSLDNREDAYLKRKANTGHKPKNMQNRDIIANNFFKAITDRMKTFINADIGEDDNYK